In Takifugu rubripes chromosome 22, fTakRub1.2, whole genome shotgun sequence, the genomic window TGCTGAAATTGTCTCATGGGAACAGTGTGCATTTGTCTATATTTACCTAGTTTCTTATCCTTTCTGTCGATCAGTAACTGGCTCAGCCGTTCCTTGAGCTTTGcagcttctctttcttttcttttggcaTCATGACTGTACTGAGTGGCCCGACTAGTGATGATGTTCTGGAGCTTCTGGACCTGTCAAAGAAGATTGAATCATGGCCAATTCTCCATACAATGAAACCCCTTCAAATAATACATTTGTAGAAGATCAAAGCGTACCtcgtctttttctgtttttaagcaGCTTTGCAAAGTCTTGATTTTGAGTTGTagctgtctctctgtctcatgtAGGCCAAATTTCTCTCTTATAGACAGTTCCAGCTGATCCTGGATggatgtaaaaaataaaaagatggaGCTCTCAATAAAACTACAAGGCTAAATAATGTATCTTCTGTGAAAATGTCTGCTTGTTTTATTTGCACCTTTTTCTTAGTGGATATAAATAACCTTGACGTCTTCCCTGCTATATTTAGATATCAAGGATATTTTAACATTGCAAGCATTGTGAGAGTTGTTATTCAAAATTTCTGTaaatttttttccctctccattctttccatttttctAGGAATAAAAAATAAGACTCATAATGTCGATTTGTCGCCATCTAGCGGTAAGTGATTGATCACTGACCTTTAAAGTTCTACTTTAGTTATACTGTAGGTGTGCTTGTAGTTGCTCATTTCTAGATGAACTCATACGTGCCTTCAGTCTGGAATTGTTTGTCTGCATATGTTCCAAGGAGCTGGATTTCTTCAGATGTTCCTTCTCGAGCTCCTCTAAAGTGCTCATGCTCCGTCGGTGAATCTGGACCATCTCGTACATGGCATTCAGAGCCAACACCGTGTTCAGGCTGGGTCTCCCAGCTGAGGTGGCCCCGATACACGGAGAGGACAGGCCCAGCGAGGAGAGCTCCTGCAAAGGAAAGGACACAGAGGATGACCTATAAAGAATTAAACCAGTTGCAGGAATAATTTAATGCTTTTCATCAAGCATATTCGGACATTTGCACCCAATCAAATTAAATATCAAACTTTCTTACCTGATTGATATATGAGATGCATTGTGGAATATTATCCTCTGTACAGAAGGCACTAATGACACTGTAGGAGTTCTTGGTCAGGGGCAAACACGGGTACATTAAGGAGACATTGTTCGGTCTCGTGGGAGACATTGTGAGATGTGATATGCTGGAAATCTCACTGTGTTCTGAAACAGTTAAAAGAGGGAGAAATGTAGGCATAAAAGATCTTTTGTAGGCTGCCTTTGAGAGGCTTGAAATAGACCGCTGCTCTTAAATGAGAACAAGAAAATAGGTCACCTCTGCTAAAATAGGCATAGCTGTTGAGCCTTTCCAATATTAAAATACTTAATCCTACATTAGTGCAGACATTTACCCGTCGATGCCACCATTGGCACACTTGTCCACCACTCTCCCATATCACCAACGCATCAGGGCACGAGGGTGTGAGATCATGAGCTGCCAACCCCGGAGGTGGATTAGCCGTCGGCCTCCAACTGGAACTCGTGCCTACAAGGAAGCATCACACCATGAGTGGGAGCGGCAGAAGATAATCTGGGTTGTGATTTCACCCACATCGGATTAAAAATCTAATGTGGCTGCAGGGGATCCAGACTGGGGTTTAAATGGACCCCCTTACCGGATAGTGGCAGATCTCACCAAAATACCCAAAGATGGAGACACCCAAAAGGCTTCACCTCATGGAGGCAACTGGTACAATGAGTAATCTTTACTTTTGTGCCTGCGGGACAATTTGATCCTGACAATTCTGTCAAAACAAGCTGAGCCAGATGCCACTCCCACGTTTTTTTACAAGACACTGAAATGTTCTTGTTCTGTCTAGAGAATTATGTTGACACCAAAAGTGGAATTAGTACACACCAAAAACATTGTGCATGACTAAATTCGACCCAACATTAATCTCTAATGTACCGTATTAACAACAGCAGGACAAATTGACTACATTTATCTCCAGACACGTAACGAGAAAGGTCAGGCGTGTTTGGCTTCAATAATCTTATCTAATGCTGCACCCAGAATTGGTAGAACTGAGCTATGTGTACATTTCAAAAGTAGGTGGTGCAGTTAGCTAAGCTTAGCTGGGCGACACAATAGTTTAGCCAAGGTTGTAGTTTAATGTCGCTACAAGTTATAAGTGAATCATCATCAAGAATTCGTTGAGATCCTTCAGGAGCTGATGCTGTCAGCTTTATGGCCACGTCGATATTTCACGACTTGGTCACTATAAAGTCGGATTGGAGTTGACAGACGTTTGTAGTTGGATGTGTTTCCTACCTCGGACAGTATTAAACTACAATAAACACGCTTACCGGTACAGCGTCAAAGAGCAACTTCAGCAGGACAGATGAAGTTCGGCGATAAAACCACAACGAGCAAACTCCTGCTTTCATGCAAAACACAGCAGATATATCGACTTTAAACCTCGTTCCAATGGCAGTAAAGGAGTAGCGACACCGAGCAGATACAGGCAGCAACGCCAGGAAAGCAGGTGGCAGGAGCCGCAGCATTAGATTGTTTTTTATATTTCCACCTCTGCGTCTCTCGTGATGTGGAAACAACCTTCACTGTGATTGGACAAAGAGAACATCACTGGTGAGTATCAAGGTCACCTATTGGATGTGGGCCTGGTCATGGAGGAAGGCAGCTGTCATGTCAGGTGTCACCAGGAGCCAGTGAGATACTTGGTATAAGATTTAAAATAACTACCAGGAAACTATATTTTAAAAGTACTACTACACACACAGCTTTTTATTGGATTTTATTTAATAGGTTTTTGTTAAGAGACATTATGTTGTTTACTGTACTGAGTTGTGATGTGTAATTTTCAGTCATAGTTTTGTTGACTAGGAACTGACATTGTCATCTGCTTATTGAATTTTGGTCACGCCCATGTTAAGCTTGTCTTTTTCCCTCTTATCTTCCGATGATCTCACAGGAAGACGTGTATGGTCCTTGTCAGTCTCAAATAAATATTCCCAGTTAGGTAAAAGACTTTCTTGTCCCAGAAAGGATTCTTTTTTCGGGTTCAGCGcaggaaaagctgcaaaaactTAACAGGTTTTGCTGTGAAAATCCATGaatttcaaaaagaaaacatgattgTGATATAGAAAGAAAGTATATGTTGACAATGCTCCTGAAAAAaaaactcactcactcactcactcactcactcactcactcactcactcactcactcactcactcactcactcactcactcactcactcactcactcagaaTTTCAAACAGTAAAAGTAGAACATGAGAAAGTTTTGCAATTAACAACAGTAGTAAGAGATGGGCACTGAATAAATTCTAATTAAGTGTACAACTGAGTTTTCTCAGGCTTATCACCCATTTATAAAACAAATGACATGGACATGGAAATAACCAGGGTGCGTTCATGGCTTCATCACATGCTAGCTCATCATCAAACTCAGCAACATGAAGAAAGACAACACAAGGCTACTTCTTCATCCGTCTGGTATCTCCCAGAATCCGGCTGGTCGCTGCACTCTGCTATGAAGGCATGAAGCTGAGACACTGGCACCTTTTCTTGCTGATGATGCTGTAAAAGTGTCACGGATGATTTAAAAAGCAGCAGTGCAACAAAAGTCTACAGTGATATCGAATTTCCTCCTGGATTTTGTTTGGACTGACCTTGATGGTCTCGTAGGTGTCGGTAATGAGGGCGATGAAGAGGCTGAGCACCATATAGATGAAGAGGGAGATGAAGGAGTAGAGGTAAAGTCTGCTGAAAAGCCACACCATGTAACTCTTGTCTCTCAATCTCAGGAAAGTGGCGTACATGTCGTCGCCgttgaggagagagaagaggcaCTCAGTCACTTTGTCCAGCGTTTGAaactgaaaacattaaaaaaaaagttgccaTGATTTTGCCTCAGTAATTAGAgcaacatttcattttcaaatacCTTGTCATGATAAGGCCCAAGAACAATCCAGCCACAGAAACAGTATCCAAGGTACATCATGGCCGCGCAGCAGCAGAACCGGATCACGTTGGGGAATGCTGCCCTTAGGGTGAGGATCAATATCTAGAACAGATGTGCACTTTAAACACATCGCCTGGAGGCTTATGCAGACCCAAATCCACCCTGACGCTCTCACATTGTACTTCTTGAAGAAGCCTAAATAACGGATGACCCCGACCCAGACCAGCAGGGTTGCGGTCCCCAGCAAGATGCTGCACCTGTCATAGTCGGTCAGGTACTGCAGGGGGGGAGTAGACGGCCGTGAAACAAGTGGCTCATTCCCGTACGGCAGCTCAACAGCAAATACtaccagaaacaaacacaccttGGTTTGTATTCCAATTTTAAGGGCTGAACCAGCGATGGTGAGCGTGTCGCTCACTACGATGAGAATGTACCAGCCGCTCACAAACTCCATGCGGTCGGACCAGGTCACTGCTTTATGGAAGTGTGCGTGGAAGAATACGCCGAACTCCTGCGTGAGTAAAGCCAGTCGTGCGCGTTTTAATATTGAACGAAAAAGATTTTCATACGAGCGTGTCTCAAACATGTCGTGCCACATCATTTAGCCATAAAAAATGGATTGTAAAGGTGATGAATTGCACTGATTGCATACAAATTCAAGCACTCATGTGGTGGGTTATAATCAGGGAACTCACAAACTGCAGCTGGATGCCGGTGATGACGGATCGCACGCAGAGGACGAAGGAAGTGAAGCAGACGAGGATGACCGCAGAgtcaagcagcagcagccggtaGTCAATTTTATCAGCTGAGAAACCGCCGCCGCACATCTGAGGTCACTTTTTGCATCGCTTGACCACCAAGATTAATCAAAACGTCACCAGTTCAGGCTCACATTTGCCTTCCACATTCCAGTCTCTGCACTCGTAGATCCTCATGTCGTTCTCCACCTCGACCATGATCTTCCCACTGTGAGCGTGGTTGTCGAAAATGATCTAAAcacagcgagagagagggattgaggtcatgtgacctgtgtgtgtttagtgagAGCCACCAACACCAACCGTTATACGGAAGTCATAACAGTCAGGGAGCTCGTGGTGGAGAACAGTCTGCAGGTTGATGGTCTTCAGGGTGAGAGTGACGCTCACAGACagcagcctgcacacacacacacacacacacacacacacagacacgcattAATCAGCTGACCTTTCAACCACCTGCTATGGCACCAAGTGTTTTTGGTCACCTTCTGAAATCTAAGGACAAATTGACAGGAGGGCCGTGCAGCGGCTGCCTGGGATGTATGGAAATACAGTCTGTGGAGAGGAGACAGCGTGATCAGACCTGTTCTCTTTCCCTGTGGTGAAAACTTCCTCTTTCCGCAAATCTGCATGAGGATTATTTTCCATTCAGCCTTCCACAATAAAAACAGCCTGGTTTCATATGAACTCCTGCTGAATGGACACACCTATTACAGAGCGTTTCTGCCGAGCCCTTTCTGCTCACCTACCTTTATCGGTGCGAGGGTCGATAGCAAAGGTGTCGTTTCCAGGGAACACGCAGCttttcctgtaaagttcctggCACACAGAGAGCGGAGCATAGTCCCCGTCCACCAGCTCATATGCCAGGTTACCCACAGTCAGGTTTTGGAGATTGATGTACTGAAAGGACAGAAgcatttgcttttcttttaaattcccATCTGAGGTCATTCAGAGCCTTTTTTCCGTCCTCCCCATCAGCACCTTGTCGATAATGAAGAAGATGTGATCGTACACGTCTGACTTTGTGTACAGCGCGTAGCTTCCCGAGTGGTGATCCTTGTACCCTTTCAGGAACAGATGTCTGAAGGTCATCAGGTTGTCATCTTTGAAGGTGACCATCATTTCGTTGCTCAGGCCAAAAGAGACCAACTGGGGGAAAGAAATAACAGACGGGAAGTAAATGTAGCCCATTTGGCCCGACGGTTATAGCTCTGCTTCCTACCTGAGCAGTGATGAGAGCAATTTTTAGTATCTGTAGCATCAGTTTCCACGGCTTACGGCGCCTGGCTTGATATTTTTCGCACGGATTCATGAAATAGTACTTGAGCCTGCGTCTCAAGTCTCCCACCGCTTTTGTCTCCAGGCTCTGCACGTGAGCGTTCCACCTGCAGTGGACGTTCGGCCTCCTGTCTGAGCAGGCGGCCAGCAGCTGCTCGCCGTCCTCCATGGCGCCCGGTTCTCTGGCGGTGAATcgtgcttatttatttatttaaaaaaaaaaaaaaactccaaaagAAGGTAAGAGGTCAGCCATTCCAGCCATTCTGATGTTTATCAAACTAGTTCTCCAGCCTGTGCTCACATGCCTCATCCGGAAAATGTGATGAGGCTTAAATTTaacaaaatcattaaaaagaggAAGGATTTGAGCACTTTACATTATCGAATTTAACTCCCTAAACGTCGTCACGTTTGGCGTGGCTGCATCTGTAGCAGCGGAACAAATTTGAGTAAAATAACATCCAATTAATCAGAAATAAACATCAGACGCTGACAGTGTAGATGTTGccaatatttaattttttttcaatcTATGGATTTTTAGATTACAGAGAATAAAAACACCGTAGGAATCTCTAAAGTAAAGCCACGTATAAATGGAATTAATTTGAATTACCTCTTGACACCGGCGTGCTACAGGGTACAGGCGAGTCACTAATGCTCCGTGTGTCATAATCATGAGCTGGAGACGCAGCCGCACCAGCCGTCGTCACCGTGAGTGTCACTCCTCCGAGTCACTGCGCGCTTTTCTAACATTTATATAACGGAGTCGCCGGGTCAGAAACGGCGTCTGATTTACTAGGACGATCCCGTGGTTGCTGTGTTTCGAACTCCTAACACATTCATCGCTGGAGCTGACGTCAAAAGGTAAATACAGCAGCGCTGAATTCAAGATAAAGGATGATTTCGATTCTCAAGCACCTGTATAACTTCGGAGTAGCTGCCCCCGTTTTCTCCAGCCCTCACGTAATGCAAAACAATCTCCTGGGAACAGCCGATCAAAATAATGTTATAATAATAACACTGGAAAGATAACAATGAGAATGGGTCCATGTTAGAGTTGGAGATGAGTGTTGTCTAGGTCGGTCCTTTCTGAGTGGCTAAATTATATTCCTTTGTGATATGGGAGTGAGCGAGCGCGAGCGAAGCGGCTGGAAGTTTGAGTCCCCTCCAGGGCTGTTGCACCCTGGCGACGCGGCGTCGATGTTGGAGGGGGCCTGGTCCGGAAACTCATCTGGCAGGGGAGGAGCGCCTGGGTCTCCGGGCCTGGGGAGGTTGGAGGAGGCCGTGGAGGAGGCGACGTTGATGCCATCGGGGCAGACGCCGGAGGCGTTGGTTCCCTGTAAGGATGCCGCCGTGAGCAAAGCCGAACTGGAGGTGCTTTGCTCTCCGTCAGGGTGGAAGAGAAGAGTGGAGTCATGGGAAAACATGGTGGACAGGTGGCTGGTTATGCAAGGAGAGCTGGTGGCGTTGTTGGACGGCgagctggaggctgcagctgtgtCAAGGCAGAGACAGACCCACAAAACAATACATTATTTCACACATTATTACATCCATACATTTGGATGAGATGGTCTCCGCACCTTTGAGGGTCTCTATCTTCTCATTTTTTGCCTTCTGCACCTCATCCGTTATTTTGGTAATGATGAAGTTTTGCGAGCGCATCTCTCTTATGGAATCGGTCAAGGCGTCCAAGCCGCGGGGATTCTCGGCCAGCATGTCCAGCATCATGGCCGTCCTCTTGGTCTGCGTGGTCCTGCAGCTGATCTCCTCAGCGTCGTCCCGTGTCAGAATCCTGCGAGAGCGCAGGAAGTCCAGGTGCCGCTCGGCTCTGATCTTATCACATAGGTAGTGCCGCATTCTGGTCAGCACCTGGAGGTCCACAAGAATCACAATGAAGTGGAAAGCGAGTTAATGTCGACTCCTGGATGAGCTCTATACGTCTCTGTGGACCCAACATTGGCATTTATGTTGAATAAAGCAGCTTTGGGTGTGGGCAGATCCACCTCATTCGCgcctacatttcccagaatgccgCACATGGGTAGAAATAACAAGGTTGTCAGTGATGAATGCTGGGATATCCAAGTGACTAAATTAGAAAATCTATGGGTACTATTAATTGAAAATTTCGCTTCCTGTTCTCTATGTGGGGAGTTGGCTTAAGTCTCCTACTTAGTGCACGAACCCAATCGATGCTGGGGTACCTTGCCTAGTTAGGGAGCATCCGTAGTTACTCTACCTAACGACGACGCGAAGGGAAAAGGGGATGGATGGCTTCCCACTAGTTTTCACAATGAACTATGGGATACATTGGGGCTTATATGTGAGGAAGTTTGTCCACCTGTGGCTACATGGTGCAgccatggagggggacccgcctGATACTGATGCAAACAGGCCTAAATTTACAGCTACACCGGAGCCAGAATACACAAGATCCATATGTACTGCAGTGTCTTCAGAAGAATTGAATTTTGATTAATCATGATTAGGCTTAACTGTGTCCTGTCCTGTTGTTAAGGTGACCATGGGGAAGGTGGGGTGGAATGAACCGGCCTCGGTCGCCATGTAAAACCCAAATGGAGGCAGCCGAGCGTGAAAagtgagtctttttttttctcgcaCTCTCGCACCAGATTGTTCATCTGAATCCCGATTTAATCTCGTACTCACGTCTTTTTTAATCTCTGCCATTTCATCTTCGGTGAGCTGAGGAacatccatcccacccccccTCCGCCGCAAAGTGTAGTCCAGGTGTTCCGGGAAACGTTAGAAATGCGTAAAATCGCGGCGATCAAATCGATTAGGTCGATTGATTTTTGTACGAAGGCGAATCGAAGCCGCGTTTTATTGGGTTTTCTGTCGTTCAAAGGTGTTGAATGAAGTTTTCTGTATCGATCTTCCCGGACTTCCTGATTCTGCCAGATTTTACGTCAACAGAAGAGAAGTACAGTCGGAGGGGCTGTCGGTGCCGCTTTCTactgctttattattattattatcattattatcctGCAACAACACTCGGTCCGTGGATTAAAAGGTGATATTTGGAGTCATCATTTATATCGCGACATTAAAACGAATCCCTTTAGGTGCGGATTTCGCAGCATTTACGCGCATTTAAACGACAAAAAAGCAGTTTCGACGCGTTTAGTTTCACATCCTCAGtctaaaataatttttaaaaaaaattaaattcatGGTTCATACAAGGTAGATGAATGAAAAGTACCCCTTcacaatgaataaataaatgtttttacgACGGAATTAGCTTTGTGATTTTATACATTGGCATTTCTATTTATCATATGAGGAAGGAAAATTAGTTTTTATCTAGTCAGAAAACCATATTGCGGTTGGAAAAGCACCCAATTTCTATTCTAGATGGCTGAGAGGGAAAAATACTAGTAGAAGTGAAACTCATGTGAAAACTCGCGTGTTTAATTTTCTGAAAGTACACGCAAATATTAGAGCACATGTGAGTACAGCATATTTTAATATATAGACAAAGAGAGAATAAAAGTGAATGTTGTACGTAAGAATACAAGTTTTGATCGAGTCAAAATCAAGAAATACCCGTAATTAGAAGTACCCCCAAAGggtccactagatggcgacatCGTACCCTATTATACGCTTGAAACATCTTTGATCACTCAATAACATGGATCAACATTAGCGAAGTATTAATATTATTTGTATTAATTTTTTGGGATCTGTACATAATTAGAAATGAAAACCATGAAAGCTTGTATAAATCTTAGAATTTTGGCTTTTAATTCATAAACAGGACATCAAACATTGGAATAAAGTTCTAAAGGACACTTTCAGTTGTTTGTTCTTCTTTAAATATAGTTTCTGATAGTAGTTTTTCCCTGATCAGACTTAGTGCTTTATATGTGGCCCCAGCAGTGCTATCAACTATAGAATCCtgtcttgtttttaaccaagtgatAATACCGGTAACTGTTGCTTCGGCAGACAT contains:
- the LOC101068189 gene encoding mucolipin-3-like isoform X2, translated to MEDGEQLLAACSDRRPNVHCRWNAHVQSLETKAVGDLRRRLKYYFMNPCEKYQARRRKPWKLMLQILKIALITAQLVSFGLSNEMMVTFKDDNLMTFRHLFLKGYKDHHSGSYALYTKSDVYDHIFFIIDKYINLQNLTVGNLAYELVDGDYAPLSVCQELYRKSCVFPGNDTFAIDPRTDKDCISIHPRQPLHGPPVNLSLDFRRLLSVSVTLTLKTINLQTVLHHELPDCYDFRITIIFDNHAHSGKIMVEVENDMRIYECRDWNVEGKSDKIDYRLLLLDSAVILVCFTSFVLCVRSVITGIQLQFEFGVFFHAHFHKAVTWSDRMEFVSGWYILIVVSDTLTIAGSALKIGIQTKYLTDYDRCSILLGTATLLVWVGVIRYLGFFKKYNILILTLRAAFPNVIRFCCCAAMMYLGYCFCGWIVLGPYHDKFQTLDKVTECLFSLLNGDDILFIALITDTYETIKHHQQEKVPVSQLHAFIAECSDQPDSGRYQTDEEVALCCLSSCC
- the LOC101068189 gene encoding mucolipin-3-like isoform X1, which codes for MEDGEQLLAACSDRRPNVHCRWNAHVQSLETKAVGDLRRRLKYYFMNPCEKYQARRRKPWKLMLQILKIALITAQLVSFGLSNEMMVTFKDDNLMTFRHLFLKGYKDHHSGSYALYTKSDVYDHIFFIIDKYINLQNLTVGNLAYELVDGDYAPLSVCQELYRKSCVFPGNDTFAIDPRTDKDCISIHPRQPLHGPPVNLSLDFRRLLSVSVTLTLKTINLQTVLHHELPDCYDFRITIIFDNHAHSGKIMVEVENDMRIYECRDWNVEGKSDKIDYRLLLLDSAVILVCFTSFVLCVRSVITGIQLQFEFGVFFHAHFHKAVTWSDRMEFVSGWYILIVVSDTLTIAGSALKIGIQTKYLTDYDRCSILLGTATLLVWVGVIRYLGFFKKYNILILTLRAAFPNVIRFCCCAAMMYLGYCFCGWIVLGPYHDKFQTLDKVTECLFSLLNGDDMYATFLRLRDKSYMVWLFSRLYLYSFISLFIYMVLSLFIALITDTYETIKHHQQEKVPVSQLHAFIAECSDQPDSGRYQTDEEVALCCLSSCC
- the bcl10 gene encoding B-cell lymphoma/leukemia 10; translation: MDVPQLTEDEMAEIKKDVLTRMRHYLCDKIRAERHLDFLRSRRILTRDDAEEISCRTTQTKRTAMMLDMLAENPRGLDALTDSIREMRSQNFIITKITDEVQKAKNEKIETLKAAASSSPSNNATSSPCITSHLSTMFSHDSTLLFHPDGEQSTSSSALLTAASLQGTNASGVCPDGINVASSTASSNLPRPGDPGAPPLPDEFPDQAPSNIDAASPGCNSPGGDSNFQPLRSRSLTPISQRNII